From Actinopolyspora lacussalsi, a single genomic window includes:
- a CDS encoding phosphate transport system substrate-binding protein (product_source=KO:K02040; cath_funfam=3.40.190.10; cleavage_site_network=SignalP-noTM; cog=COG0226; ko=KO:K02040; pfam=PF12849; superfamily=53850; tigrfam=TIGR00975): MQRSIVRRTAAGAAAAALTVVLGACGAANESSGNSDQGSGLSGTLDGAGASSQEAAQQAWRAAFSEQNPDLTINYSPIGSGGGRERFVNGASDFGGTDAALEGEELEGAKQRCGTLVEVPVYVSPVAIAFNLDGIDELKLTPDTIAKIFNQKITKWNAEAIQKTNPDADLPDLPITPVNRSDESGTTENFVDYLSTAAPNAWPHEVSGNWPVSGGEAAKGTSGVKSAIDAGQGTIGYLDASQAGDLGNVAVGVGEEFVSYSPEAAAKVLEVSERKTGQGEHVYAYDLARDTTESGTYPIVLVSYGMACGSYDDANTGELVRNYFQYVISEEGQQAAADAAGSAPISAGLREKLQPAIEAIGASS, from the coding sequence GTGCAGCGCAGTATTGTCAGACGTACTGCCGCCGGTGCGGCGGCAGCAGCGCTGACCGTGGTTCTCGGAGCGTGCGGCGCCGCCAACGAGTCCTCGGGCAACTCGGACCAGGGGTCGGGGCTTTCCGGAACGCTCGACGGGGCGGGAGCCAGCTCCCAGGAGGCCGCACAGCAAGCCTGGCGCGCGGCCTTTTCCGAGCAGAATCCCGATCTGACGATCAATTATTCGCCGATCGGTTCCGGTGGTGGTCGGGAGCGTTTCGTCAACGGGGCGAGCGATTTCGGTGGCACCGACGCCGCGCTGGAGGGCGAGGAACTCGAGGGCGCCAAACAGCGTTGCGGCACCCTCGTCGAGGTACCGGTCTACGTTTCGCCGGTCGCCATCGCGTTCAATCTCGACGGCATCGACGAACTGAAACTGACCCCCGACACGATCGCCAAAATCTTCAACCAGAAGATCACCAAGTGGAACGCCGAGGCGATCCAGAAAACCAATCCGGACGCCGATCTTCCCGATCTGCCCATCACGCCGGTGAACCGTTCCGACGAGTCGGGCACGACGGAGAACTTCGTGGACTACCTGTCCACCGCCGCCCCGAACGCCTGGCCACACGAGGTCAGCGGTAACTGGCCGGTTTCCGGCGGCGAGGCCGCCAAGGGAACCTCCGGTGTGAAGAGCGCCATCGATGCCGGGCAGGGAACCATCGGTTACCTCGACGCCAGTCAGGCCGGTGACCTCGGCAATGTGGCGGTCGGTGTCGGTGAGGAGTTCGTCTCCTACTCGCCCGAGGCCGCCGCCAAGGTGCTGGAGGTCTCGGAGCGCAAGACCGGCCAGGGTGAGCACGTCTACGCCTACGACCTGGCGCGGGACACCACCGAATCCGGTACTTACCCGATCGTGCTGGTTTCCTACGGCATGGCCTGCGGCAGCTACGACGACGCGAACACCGGTGAGCTCGTCCGCAACTACTTCCAGTACGTCATCAGCGAGGAAGGGCAGCAGGCCGCCGCCGACGCTGCCGGCTCGGCCCCGATCTCGGCCGGACTGCGCGAGAAGCTGCAGCCCGCCATCGAGGCGATCGGCGCGAGCAGCTGA
- a CDS encoding phosphoglycolate phosphatase-like HAD superfamily hydrolase (product_source=COG0546; cath_funfam=3.40.50.1000; cog=COG0546; superfamily=56784) translates to MYDDPNRAVVLGWSGTLVQYHRGRARLVPGADTALSGARLASIPVIVLTEQPLREVASQARGLRVADRLSIVIPSSRDRVTELAKLRVEYPRLALVGSTEEEIVAARSAGVLAFGFSGGGRAGRLLRAAGAEAVLSKLDRSLALRITEQRLFTASGDPG, encoded by the coding sequence GTGTACGACGATCCGAATCGTGCCGTGGTGCTGGGTTGGAGCGGCACCCTCGTCCAGTACCACCGTGGCCGCGCCCGGCTGGTTCCCGGCGCCGATACCGCGCTGTCGGGGGCACGCCTCGCCTCGATCCCGGTGATCGTGCTCACCGAACAGCCGTTGCGAGAAGTAGCCTCCCAGGCACGCGGACTACGTGTCGCCGACCGGTTGTCCATTGTGATCCCGAGTAGTCGCGACAGGGTGACCGAACTGGCGAAGCTGCGCGTGGAGTACCCTCGGCTGGCTTTGGTGGGAAGCACCGAGGAGGAGATCGTCGCTGCCCGCAGTGCGGGCGTGCTCGCGTTCGGGTTCTCCGGCGGGGGCCGCGCGGGCAGACTGCTGCGTGCGGCCGGCGCGGAAGCGGTTTTGTCCAAACTGGACCGCTCGTTGGCGCTGCGGATCACCGAGCAGCGCTTGTTCACCGCTTCGGGAGATCCCGGGTAG
- a CDS encoding citrate lyase subunit beta/citryl-CoA lyase (product_source=KO:K01644; cath_funfam=3.20.20.60; cog=COG2301; ko=KO:K01644; pfam=PF03328; superfamily=51621): protein MADPQRSRRSCLAVPGSSPKMIDKARGLGSDQFFLDLEDAVAPLAKAQARENVVAALNEGGWGDRIRTVRVNDSESQWAYRDVVDVVEGAGRSLDTVMLPKVTGPEQVSWLDLTITQIERALGLAVGSIGIEAQIEDAKGLTSVDSIAAASARLCALVFGPADFMASINMPSLVVGEQPPGYDVGDAYHHVLMRLLTAARANGLQAIDGPYLQIKDLEGLRRVAGRSAALGLDGKWVLHPDQVEPVNAVFSPRQRDYERAENILDAYAWYTSEAGGRRGAAMLGDEMIDEASRKMALVVAAKGRAAGLPRQDPWQPPES from the coding sequence GTGGCCGATCCGCAACGTTCCCGCCGCAGCTGTCTCGCGGTGCCCGGCTCCAGCCCGAAGATGATCGACAAGGCCAGGGGGCTGGGGTCGGACCAGTTCTTCCTCGATCTGGAGGACGCGGTCGCCCCGTTGGCCAAGGCCCAGGCACGCGAGAACGTCGTCGCCGCGCTGAACGAGGGAGGCTGGGGAGACCGGATCCGCACCGTCCGGGTCAACGATTCGGAAAGCCAGTGGGCCTATCGTGACGTGGTGGACGTGGTGGAGGGGGCGGGCCGGTCGCTGGACACCGTCATGCTCCCCAAGGTCACCGGTCCCGAGCAGGTGAGTTGGCTCGACCTCACGATTACCCAGATCGAACGGGCACTGGGACTCGCCGTGGGGTCGATCGGTATCGAGGCGCAGATCGAGGACGCCAAGGGGCTGACCTCGGTCGACTCGATAGCCGCCGCCTCGGCCCGGCTGTGTGCGCTGGTGTTCGGCCCGGCCGACTTCATGGCCTCCATCAACATGCCCTCGCTCGTGGTCGGTGAGCAGCCTCCCGGATACGACGTGGGTGACGCCTACCACCACGTGCTGATGCGGTTGCTCACCGCGGCTCGTGCCAACGGCCTGCAGGCCATCGACGGGCCGTACCTGCAGATCAAGGACCTCGAGGGTCTTCGCCGGGTGGCGGGTCGTTCCGCCGCGCTCGGTCTGGACGGCAAGTGGGTGCTGCACCCCGACCAGGTCGAGCCCGTCAACGCGGTGTTCTCGCCGCGACAGCGGGACTACGAGCGGGCGGAGAACATCCTCGACGCCTACGCCTGGTACACCTCGGAAGCCGGTGGCAGGCGTGGTGCCGCCATGCTGGGTGACGAGATGATCGACGAGGCCTCCCGCAAGATGGCGCTCGTGGTGGCCGCCAAGGGGCGTGCCGCCGGGCTCCCCAGGCAAGATCCCTGGCAACCTCCTGAGAGCTGA
- a CDS encoding Mg/Co/Ni transporter MgtE (product_source=COG2239; cath_funfam=1.10.220.30,2.30.30.240,3.10.580.10; cog=COG2239; pfam=PF00571,PF03448; smart=SM00116,SM00924; superfamily=158791,50346,54631), which yields MAGSSRVFAARMSGLVVFGPDGQSIGKVRDVVAGLRKDRHPPRVLGIVVEVATHRRIFVPMLRVTGIESNAVLLSTGSVNMRRFHQRPNEVLVLGQLLDARVTLLPSGRSAVLVDAALEQQRNREWQLGKVAVHVRSGPLGRKGPIQVLAWDQVAGPATAQLTEQPQEVNELLGVLDEMRAVDVASALHDLPEKRRYEVAEALDDERLADVVEELPEEDQKDLVAHLDEDRVADLLEAMNPDDAADLLAELTEPDKERLLNLMAPEESEPVKRLLAYSADTAGGLMTPDPVVLAPDATVAEALARVRNAELPVALASMVFVCRPPSETPTGPYLGCVHIQRLLREPPSNLVAGAVDTDLASLTTGAKLAEITRYFAAYNLVCGPVLDDQEHLLGAVTVDDVLDHLLPENWREGGLPDAGTPEFEPGTDGDHA from the coding sequence GTGGCTGGCAGCAGCAGAGTATTCGCGGCGCGCATGTCCGGCCTTGTCGTCTTCGGACCCGACGGGCAGTCCATCGGCAAGGTGCGCGATGTCGTGGCGGGGCTGCGCAAGGACCGGCACCCACCACGCGTGCTGGGCATCGTGGTCGAGGTCGCCACCCACCGCCGCATCTTCGTCCCCATGCTGCGGGTCACCGGTATCGAGTCCAATGCGGTGCTGCTTTCCACCGGCAGCGTGAACATGCGCCGGTTCCACCAGCGTCCGAACGAGGTGCTGGTGCTCGGACAGCTGCTGGACGCACGGGTGACGCTGCTCCCCTCGGGCAGGTCGGCCGTGCTCGTCGACGCGGCACTGGAACAGCAGCGCAACCGGGAGTGGCAGCTCGGCAAGGTGGCCGTGCACGTGCGCAGCGGGCCGCTGGGGCGCAAGGGACCGATACAGGTGCTGGCCTGGGACCAGGTCGCCGGACCGGCCACGGCACAGCTGACGGAGCAACCGCAGGAGGTCAACGAGCTGCTCGGCGTCCTCGACGAGATGCGCGCGGTCGACGTCGCCAGCGCGCTGCACGACCTGCCGGAGAAGCGGCGGTACGAGGTCGCGGAGGCGCTGGACGACGAACGGTTGGCCGACGTCGTCGAGGAACTCCCCGAGGAGGACCAGAAGGACCTGGTGGCCCACCTCGACGAGGACCGGGTGGCCGACCTGCTCGAGGCGATGAACCCGGACGACGCCGCCGACCTGCTGGCCGAGCTGACCGAACCGGACAAGGAACGGCTGCTCAACCTGATGGCCCCCGAGGAGTCCGAACCCGTCAAACGGCTGCTGGCGTACTCGGCCGACACCGCGGGCGGTCTGATGACCCCCGATCCGGTGGTGCTGGCACCGGACGCCACCGTCGCGGAGGCCCTCGCCCGCGTGCGCAACGCGGAACTGCCGGTCGCGCTGGCGAGCATGGTCTTCGTCTGCCGCCCGCCCTCGGAGACCCCGACGGGCCCGTACCTCGGCTGCGTCCACATCCAGCGGCTGCTGCGCGAACCCCCCTCCAACCTCGTCGCCGGAGCGGTGGACACCGACCTCGCCAGCCTGACCACCGGAGCCAAACTGGCCGAGATCACCCGCTACTTCGCCGCCTACAACCTGGTCTGCGGACCGGTGCTGGACGACCAGGAACATCTGCTCGGTGCCGTCACCGTCGACGACGTGCTGGACCACCTGCTCCCGGAGAACTGGCGCGAGGGAGGTCTTCCCGACGCCGGGACCCCGGAGTTCGAGCCGGGGACGGACGGTGACCATGCCTGA
- a CDS encoding putative membrane protein (product_source=COG4420; cog=COG4420; pfam=PF06210; transmembrane_helix_parts=Inside_1_43,TMhelix_44_66,Outside_67_69,TMhelix_70_92,Inside_93_182) — protein MPELFPRRRLDQPRRRHRPAFEVDPELFGKFSERIARFLGTGKFLFWQTVLVVSWITVNLVAVRLAWDPYPFILLNLAFSTQAAYAAPLILLAQNRQDDRDRVSLEEDRARAERTKADTEYLARELAALRLAVGEVATRDYLRGELDRLRDDLPGTESPESRRRRSSARGEGPDSSGAVEQG, from the coding sequence ATGCCTGAGCTCTTCCCGCGCAGACGGCTCGACCAGCCACGCAGACGCCACCGCCCGGCCTTCGAGGTCGACCCGGAGCTGTTCGGCAAGTTCTCCGAACGGATCGCGAGGTTCCTCGGCACCGGCAAGTTCCTGTTCTGGCAGACCGTGCTCGTCGTAAGCTGGATCACGGTCAACCTCGTGGCGGTACGGCTGGCCTGGGACCCCTACCCGTTCATCCTGCTCAACCTGGCGTTCTCCACCCAGGCCGCCTACGCGGCACCGTTGATCCTGCTCGCGCAGAACCGGCAGGACGACCGGGACCGGGTATCGCTCGAGGAGGACCGCGCGCGGGCCGAGCGGACCAAAGCCGACACCGAGTACCTCGCTCGGGAACTCGCCGCCCTTAGACTGGCTGTCGGCGAGGTCGCCACACGGGACTACCTGCGCGGCGAACTGGATCGGTTGCGTGACGACCTCCCCGGCACGGAGAGCCCGGAAAGCAGGCGGCGACGAAGCAGCGCACGGGGTGAGGGACCCGACAGCTCCGGGGCCGTGGAGCAGGGTTGA
- a CDS encoding ATP-binding protein involved in chromosome partitioning (product_source=KO:K03593; cath_funfam=3.30.300.130,3.40.50.300; cog=COG0489; ko=KO:K03593; pfam=PF01883,PF10609; superfamily=117916,52540), whose protein sequence is MTTTQPTPTEDAVRQALTQVEDPEIHKPITDLGMVKDVTIGSEGDVKVGVYLTVQGCPMRETITQRVDSAVSEVTGVSSVEVELDVMSDEQRTELRKQLRGDSEEPRIPFAEPGSLTRVYCVASGKGGVGKSSVTVNLAASMAERGLSVGVVDADIYGHSVPRMLGTESKPTQVENMIMPPQAHGVKLISIGMFTPGNTPVVWRGPMLHRALQQFLSDVFWGDLDVLLLDLPPGTGDVALSTAQLIPNAEILVVTTPQQAAAEVAERAGAIAMQTRQRIAGVVENMSWMELPDGQRVEVFGTGGGQIVSDSLTRSVGSDVPLLGQVPLDTRLREAGDSGFPLVLEDPDSPASQVLADVAKKLSTRARGLAGQLLSVSPA, encoded by the coding sequence GTGACCACTACGCAGCCCACTCCCACCGAGGACGCGGTGCGGCAGGCCCTCACCCAGGTGGAGGACCCGGAGATCCACAAGCCGATCACCGATCTCGGCATGGTCAAGGACGTGACCATCGGCTCCGAGGGTGACGTCAAGGTCGGCGTGTACCTGACGGTGCAGGGCTGTCCGATGCGGGAGACCATCACCCAGCGGGTCGACTCAGCCGTTTCCGAGGTCACCGGGGTCAGCTCCGTCGAGGTGGAACTCGACGTGATGAGTGATGAGCAGCGCACCGAGCTGCGCAAGCAGCTGCGCGGTGACTCCGAGGAACCCCGCATTCCCTTCGCCGAACCGGGGTCGCTCACCCGGGTTTACTGCGTCGCCTCCGGCAAGGGCGGCGTCGGCAAGTCCAGCGTGACCGTCAACCTAGCGGCCTCGATGGCCGAGCGCGGCCTGTCCGTCGGTGTCGTCGACGCCGACATCTACGGCCACTCGGTGCCACGAATGCTGGGGACCGAGAGCAAGCCCACCCAGGTCGAGAACATGATCATGCCGCCGCAGGCGCACGGGGTCAAGCTGATCTCGATCGGCATGTTCACCCCGGGAAACACGCCGGTGGTCTGGCGTGGCCCGATGCTGCACCGCGCGTTGCAGCAGTTCCTCTCGGACGTCTTCTGGGGGGATCTGGACGTGCTGCTGCTGGACCTGCCACCGGGTACGGGCGACGTCGCGCTGTCCACCGCCCAGCTGATCCCGAACGCGGAGATCCTGGTGGTCACCACGCCACAGCAGGCCGCGGCCGAGGTGGCCGAGCGCGCGGGCGCCATCGCGATGCAGACCCGACAGCGCATCGCCGGTGTCGTGGAGAACATGTCGTGGATGGAGCTGCCCGACGGCCAGCGCGTGGAGGTCTTCGGCACCGGCGGCGGTCAGATCGTCTCGGACTCGCTGACCCGCTCCGTCGGTTCGGACGTCCCGCTGCTCGGACAGGTACCGCTGGACACCCGACTTCGCGAGGCCGGGGACAGCGGCTTCCCACTGGTGCTGGAGGACCCCGACTCGCCCGCGAGCCAGGTGCTGGCCGACGTCGCCAAGAAGCTGTCGACCAGGGCACGGGGACTGGCGGGGCAGTTGCTCTCCGTCTCCCCCGCTTAG
- a CDS encoding putative O-methyltransferase YrrM (product_source=COG4122; cath_funfam=3.40.50.150; cog=COG4122; pfam=PF13578; superfamily=53335), whose translation MTDGVVAERFGSPEAMLRFLASALRARAAVEVAGSSSTALALCEGMIPEGTLTCITLDTEAQRATREAVAEAGLSGNKLRMITGVGADVLPRLAEDAYDLVHIVVGNSPLAELLELATPLLRPGATLLLNGAFRYAAGDRVFDPDGGPQMPRDILNAIHADPRLVPVALPIGSGLLAIART comes from the coding sequence ATGACCGACGGGGTCGTGGCGGAACGGTTCGGGTCACCCGAGGCGATGTTGCGTTTCCTGGCATCGGCGTTGCGCGCCAGGGCGGCGGTCGAGGTCGCCGGTTCGTCGTCCACGGCGCTCGCCCTGTGCGAGGGAATGATCCCGGAAGGCACCCTGACGTGTATCACACTCGACACCGAGGCGCAGCGGGCGACCCGCGAGGCGGTCGCCGAAGCCGGACTGTCGGGCAACAAGCTCCGGATGATCACCGGTGTGGGGGCCGATGTGCTGCCCAGGCTGGCCGAGGACGCCTACGACCTGGTGCACATCGTGGTCGGGAACTCGCCCCTGGCGGAGCTGTTGGAACTGGCCACGCCGTTGCTGCGCCCCGGTGCGACGTTGCTTCTCAACGGGGCGTTTCGGTACGCCGCTGGTGACAGGGTGTTCGATCCCGACGGCGGTCCGCAGATGCCCCGCGACATCCTGAACGCGATTCACGCCGATCCCAGGCTGGTCCCGGTCGCCCTGCCCATCGGCAGCGGGCTGCTGGCCATCGCCCGCACCTGA
- a CDS encoding RNA polymerase sigma-70 factor (ECF subfamily) (product_source=KO:K03088; cath_funfam=1.10.10.10,1.10.1740.10; cog=COG1595; ko=KO:K03088; pfam=PF04542,PF08281; superfamily=88659,88946; tigrfam=TIGR02937) has product MATHTAAPSPIPPNTAGTARSDSGTTVPRSVDSEEHGEQPVVSPEETAANWTPPSWEEVVREHADRVYRLAFRLSGNKHDAEDLTQETFIRVFRSLASYRPGTFEGWLHRITTNLFLDMARRRSRLRMEGLPEDTDRIPGRGPSPEQVFQDTHLDPDLQAALEELSPEFRAAIVLCDVEGLSYEEIGATLGVKLGTVRSRIHRGRQLLKSALEARREPTREETA; this is encoded by the coding sequence ATGGCCACCCACACGGCAGCACCGAGCCCGATTCCACCGAACACCGCGGGGACAGCACGTTCCGACAGCGGAACCACGGTCCCCCGGTCGGTGGATTCGGAAGAGCACGGCGAACAACCCGTGGTTTCCCCAGAGGAGACCGCCGCCAACTGGACGCCCCCCTCGTGGGAGGAAGTGGTCCGGGAACACGCCGACCGCGTGTACCGGTTGGCATTCCGGCTCTCCGGCAACAAGCACGACGCGGAGGATCTCACTCAGGAGACCTTCATCCGGGTGTTCCGGTCGCTGGCGTCGTACCGTCCCGGCACTTTCGAGGGATGGCTGCACCGCATCACGACCAACCTCTTCCTGGACATGGCACGCAGGCGCTCCAGGTTGCGCATGGAGGGACTGCCGGAGGACACCGATCGCATCCCGGGACGGGGCCCGAGCCCGGAGCAGGTTTTCCAGGACACCCATCTGGATCCGGACCTGCAGGCTGCCCTGGAGGAGCTCTCTCCGGAGTTCCGTGCGGCGATCGTGCTGTGCGACGTCGAAGGTCTCTCCTACGAGGAGATCGGTGCCACGCTGGGCGTCAAGCTGGGAACCGTACGTAGCCGCATCCACCGCGGGCGGCAGTTGCTGAAGTCGGCCCTGGAGGCTCGCCGTGAGCCAACTCGGGAGGAAACAGCATGA
- a CDS encoding anti-sigma factor RsiW (product_source=COG5662; cog=COG5662; pfam=PF13490) — protein MTGLRGWGLPEQHLALDALVAFVDGELSPGAHDRAAAHLATCPSCATEADAQRQARSAVRTASTPSISPQLLQSLQSIPATAELPEQPDNLALSEDGQLVTLNRRPGSSKSAPLGTSTPLGKGSGRVGSVSEGGSLPTDTGTQQSRLGGRRAKQSAGVVFSGLVLGALAFMNTPTDGARNPVNTVPDPMSPGGAVEEAGSSTTPSEDAPSTAAAVPTTESTTAPAASVSVRPNAPDRSSVPAPDPAS, from the coding sequence ATGACCGGTCTTCGAGGGTGGGGGCTGCCTGAGCAGCATCTGGCGCTGGACGCACTGGTGGCTTTCGTGGACGGCGAGCTCAGTCCGGGGGCGCACGACCGCGCCGCCGCGCACCTGGCCACCTGTCCGAGTTGTGCCACGGAGGCGGACGCACAGCGGCAGGCACGTTCGGCCGTACGAACCGCGTCGACACCTTCGATCTCCCCACAACTACTGCAGTCGTTGCAGTCGATCCCCGCGACCGCCGAGCTACCCGAGCAGCCGGACAACCTGGCGCTGAGCGAGGACGGACAGCTCGTCACGCTCAACCGGCGTCCGGGGAGCTCGAAATCCGCACCATTAGGGACGAGTACCCCGTTGGGAAAAGGTTCCGGCCGAGTCGGATCCGTCTCCGAGGGCGGCTCGCTCCCGACCGACACGGGGACGCAGCAGTCGAGACTCGGCGGACGTCGCGCCAAACAGAGTGCGGGTGTGGTGTTCTCCGGCCTCGTGCTGGGGGCGCTGGCATTCATGAACACCCCGACGGACGGAGCACGTAACCCGGTGAACACGGTGCCCGATCCGATGTCACCGGGCGGAGCCGTCGAGGAAGCGGGCAGCTCGACCACGCCGAGCGAGGACGCCCCGAGTACCGCGGCGGCGGTGCCCACGACCGAGTCGACGACAGCCCCGGCCGCCAGTGTCTCCGTGCGGCCGAACGCGCCGGACAGGAGTTCCGTCCCCGCTCCCGACCCGGCTTCGTAA
- a CDS encoding S1-C subfamily serine protease (product_source=COG0265; cath_funfam=2.30.42.10,2.40.10.10; cog=COG0265; pfam=PF13180,PF13365; smart=SM00228; superfamily=50494; transmembrane_helix_parts=Inside_1_182,TMhelix_183_205,Outside_206_529) — protein sequence MSEQPRTSAHQGDPGEHSGTDGPAANVEHDEPTTHRETAPRYSSAGNDSEEHPPEAVVFGRPEGVRGSFDHRGTDSTPRVNHAPPTPESLAHAFGRPAGASEPLQRAPWETGARQSGEDGTDEPVFWNEQGEQDPWRDPTSGAVLGGPALEENRSESGTPPGEGPLLSAREVLFGRRVRPRSLLTLGLVVLLLGAAGGFVGRITAEEGNPLTNPDVTLASVEPGNDRPAGSVSGVASRVVPAVVSVEVRIGSEGGTGSGVVIDGNGYVVTNNHVVSMAADTPNAKIFTVFSDGTRTSARIVGRDPQTDLAVLKVEVSNPTVAQLGSSEDLRVGDEVLAIGSPLGLDNTVTSGIVSSLDRPMRLAGEGTDTNAVIDAIQTDAAVNPGNSGGALVSGNGAVVGINTAIRTLGAGGSSGSIGLGFAVPIDKVRQIAQQLIRTGEVKHAELGVNTKSVTDGIADGAQVQNVKQGSAAEKAGVVEGDVITKVDDREITGADELQVAVDEHDVGAVVPVTVVRDGNELVLDVTLQ from the coding sequence ATGAGCGAGCAGCCGAGGACATCCGCGCATCAGGGGGATCCGGGAGAGCATTCGGGCACGGATGGACCCGCTGCGAACGTCGAGCACGATGAGCCGACGACACACCGGGAGACAGCGCCCCGGTACTCCTCGGCCGGGAACGACTCGGAAGAGCATCCGCCCGAGGCCGTCGTCTTCGGCAGGCCCGAGGGAGTTCGAGGCAGCTTCGACCACCGGGGTACCGACAGCACTCCCCGGGTGAATCACGCGCCACCGACCCCGGAATCACTGGCGCACGCGTTCGGTCGTCCGGCGGGTGCCTCGGAACCATTACAACGCGCACCGTGGGAAACGGGAGCGCGGCAGTCGGGCGAGGACGGCACCGACGAACCGGTCTTCTGGAACGAGCAGGGCGAACAGGATCCCTGGCGCGATCCCACCTCGGGAGCGGTACTCGGTGGCCCCGCGCTGGAGGAGAACCGCTCGGAGTCGGGGACGCCCCCCGGTGAGGGTCCACTGCTCAGTGCGCGGGAAGTGCTGTTCGGACGCAGGGTTCGTCCCCGTTCCCTGCTCACCCTTGGGCTGGTGGTGTTGCTGCTCGGAGCGGCCGGGGGATTCGTGGGGCGTATCACCGCCGAGGAGGGCAATCCGCTCACCAATCCGGACGTGACGCTGGCCAGTGTGGAACCGGGCAACGACCGCCCCGCGGGTTCGGTTTCGGGAGTCGCCTCTCGCGTGGTGCCCGCTGTGGTCTCGGTCGAGGTGAGGATAGGTTCCGAGGGGGGCACCGGTTCGGGTGTCGTGATCGACGGCAACGGCTACGTCGTGACGAACAACCACGTGGTCTCGATGGCCGCGGACACACCGAACGCGAAGATATTCACGGTTTTCTCGGACGGCACCAGGACATCGGCTCGAATCGTCGGACGCGATCCGCAAACCGACCTCGCGGTACTCAAGGTGGAGGTCAGCAATCCGACCGTCGCGCAGCTGGGGTCCTCGGAGGACCTGCGCGTCGGGGACGAGGTGCTGGCCATCGGTTCCCCGCTGGGGCTGGACAACACCGTCACCAGCGGCATCGTCAGCTCGCTCGATCGGCCGATGCGACTCGCCGGTGAGGGCACCGACACCAACGCCGTGATCGACGCCATTCAGACCGACGCGGCCGTGAACCCGGGCAACTCGGGTGGAGCATTGGTGTCGGGGAACGGAGCCGTGGTGGGCATCAACACGGCCATCAGGACGTTGGGCGCGGGCGGCAGCAGCGGATCGATCGGGCTCGGGTTCGCGGTACCGATCGACAAGGTTCGCCAGATAGCCCAACAGCTCATCCGCACCGGTGAGGTAAAGCACGCCGAGCTCGGCGTGAACACCAAGTCGGTCACCGACGGCATCGCCGACGGCGCCCAGGTCCAGAACGTGAAGCAGGGCAGCGCCGCCGAGAAGGCCGGGGTCGTCGAGGGCGACGTGATCACCAAGGTGGACGACCGTGAGATCACCGGAGCCGACGAGTTGCAGGTCGCGGTGGACGAGCACGACGTGGGTGCGGTCGTTCCGGTGACCGTGGTTCGCGATGGCAACGAACTCGTCCTGGACGTCACCCTCCAATAG
- a CDS encoding sec-independent protein translocase protein TatB (product_source=KO:K03117; cog=COG1826; ko=KO:K03117; pfam=PF02416; tigrfam=TIGR01410; transmembrane_helix_parts=Outside_1_4,TMhelix_5_22,Inside_23_135): MFDSIGWGEILVLIVAGLFILGPERLPSAAAWLGKTVRQVREYATGARDQLRSELGPEFDDLRKPLEDLRGIRDFDPKRAVNKHLFDDENPLDGVTNDRGSGTNGHKPRSDAPPSFRREKPLDPGERPPFDSDAT, from the coding sequence GTGTTCGATAGCATCGGCTGGGGTGAGATCCTGGTTCTCATCGTCGCCGGTCTGTTCATCCTCGGACCCGAACGGCTGCCTTCCGCGGCGGCCTGGCTGGGTAAGACGGTTCGTCAGGTCCGCGAGTACGCCACCGGAGCACGGGATCAACTGCGTTCCGAGCTGGGACCGGAGTTCGACGATCTGCGCAAGCCGTTGGAGGATCTGCGCGGCATCCGCGATTTCGACCCCAAGCGGGCGGTGAACAAGCACCTGTTCGACGACGAGAACCCGCTGGACGGGGTCACCAACGATCGGGGTTCGGGTACGAACGGGCACAAACCGAGATCGGACGCTCCCCCGTCGTTCCGTCGGGAAAAGCCGCTGGATCCGGGCGAACGCCCACCGTTCGACTCCGACGCCACCTGA